The nucleotide window GGTGGAGGAACCACCGCGGGAAGGTGGCTTGTCGAAGGCGTTCCGCGAATGGTCGGCCCGCACCGAATTGAAGGGCGCGCTGGTCGCCTTGTGCGTGCTGGATGAGGAGGGACGGACGCTGTTCGCCTCACCGCTGGCGGAGACGGCGCTGTGCCCGGCATCCTCGATGAAAACACTGACCACCGGTGCGGCATTCGGATTGCTGGGACCGGACCATCGTTTTGAAACCACGCTGACGGCGAACGCGAAGATCGACGCGGCTGGTGTCCTGGATGGAGATCTGGAGCTGACCGGATCGGGCGATCCCACGCTGGCCCGCGAGGATCTGGAAGCCATGGCGGATGCCGTGGTGGCCAAGGGCCTGAAAAAGATCAGCGGTGGCATCGTGGTGAACACGAAAGTCTTCGCCGCGGAGCCGGTGAGCGAGCATTGGAACTGGGGAGACATCGGCAATGCCTACGGTGCCGGCACCTATGGCGTGAACGTGGATCACAACCGGATGACACTCACCTTCGATCCGGCGGACAAGGAAGGCGGTCCGGCGAAGCTGGCGGGCAGCGATCCCGTCCTGCCGGGCATCAAGTGGGATTGCGTGGTCGCAACCGGTGCCGCTGGAAGCGGTGATCAGGTGACGGTGTTTTCCGAGCCCTATGGGAAGGAGATCTCCATACGCGGCAGCGTGCCTCTCGGAGAACGCGGCTTTACGGTGAATGCCGCGATTCCCGATCCTCCCGCGTATGCGGCGGATGTCCTGCGGGCACGGCTGGTGAAAGCCGGAGTGAAGATCGCGGGTGGCGCGTCACGGCGTACGGACACGCGGGTGGCGCTGGCCGGCCATCGCTCGGAAGCCCTGCCGGAGATCATCGACCACTTGCACCGGGTGAGCGACAATCTGGAGTCGCAGGCGCTGTATCTGACGATGGGAAATCTCAAGCATGACGATCCGGCAAAGGTGGTGTGGAAATTCTGGGAGGATGCCGGAGTGTCCTTCGAGGGATTGCGGATGATCGACGGCAACGGCCTCGCCCGGGCGACGATGATCCGTCCGCTGGATCTGGCACGGGTGAACCTCGCGGCCTCACGCGCGGCGACGGGTGAACGCTATGTGCGCAGTCTGAGCGGCAGCGGCCCCATGCGTTCCAAGCGCGGCGCGATGTCCGGTGTGAGGACCGAAGTGGGATTCATCCAAACACCGGATGGACACCGGCGCGTGTTCGCGCTGATGGGGAACGGGCTGGATACGAACCTGGATTTTTGGACGCTGCGCACGCCGTTGCTGGAAGCGGTGCGAACGGCGGCGGATTGAATCGAGCCGTCACTTGATCACGCGCCAGGCGGCGAGATTGGCGAAGTCACGGCCGGTAATAGGTGTGAAGTTCCAGACACCCGCATCCATCTCCGCTTTGACCTCGTTCGCGGGCGCGTCTCCCGTCGCATCACCGATCCCCAGGGAGACCGTTCCGGCTTCATCCGGTTTGCCATCGGGCTTCTCGAATGACACCCGGAGCTGGCTGCCGGCCTGCGGACCGGGATTCCTACGATCCTCGTAGTGCTTCTCGATGATCGTGCAACTGGTGGCGGGAGTGACGAGTCCTGAGTAGCGCAGCTCGCGCCATGGCTTCGCACGATTGGCGAGCCACGTCATGGCGTTCTCCCTTGAGGCGGGTGTGGCTTTCGCGAGCTGGGCGACATCGGCGGCGCTTGCCGGGAACAGCTTCATTTCCACCACGCGGTTCCCGGCAGGTGCTGCTGAAGAAATGCCATCCGCCATGCCGAACTGCCACACGGCCACTTCCGTCCTGGCATTGCTGACACGGCAAAGTTCCTGCCAACGACCCGGCTGCAACCACAACGAGCCGATCTTCACTTCCAGCGTTTCAATGGCACGCTCCTTGGCATCGAGCAGCGAATGCTCGACGGCTACCAGCTCACGCACACCCTCGGCGGTCTTCTCCGCGACGATCTTGACCTTGCTTTCGTGCGGGCGGCGCGAACCGAAGGTCGTTTGCGCAAGGTCCTCTTCGTAGGATTGGGGAGCCAGCAGAATTTTTCCATCGACCTGCTCGCCGGTCGTGCTGTTCCAGCAACCGCCCCCCTTGCTCTTGTCCACGATGGCCTTGAGGCCGCGTTTTTTCAGCAGCGCGTCCATGACGGAAGCATCGCCAGATTTGCCGGCTCCAAGCTCGGAAGCCACCGCCGCCGCCTGCCCCTTCGGAATCTCCAGCAGAACGATGCGGCAGGAGTCGGCCGCAGCCGCAGGGATGACAACGGCTGACAAAAGCGAAGCGAGGACAGGCAGGCGGAGCATGATGCCACAAGCATTTCCCACCGGATGTGAAAACGGCAAGCGGTGTTTTCCCACCACTCTCAATCCTGGCTGAGAATGATGAATCCATACGGCGGCAGCGCAAGCCCGCCGAGCGGCGCGGGATGCCCCACCACACCCGTGCGGCCCTCCACGGTGATCACTTCGGTGTCATCGAAATCATCGCTGTAGCCGCTCCAGTCCGCATTGAAGCGCACCTTCCACTCGCCCGCCGCGGGCAGGGTGATCTCGTAGAACTCGTGGGCGTTGGCGGTGAGATTCATCACGATGACCGTGCTGTCGCGCGGGCCGCCCTCATACCAGCGATTCCAGGCGATCACCTTGGCATGGTGGTTCTGGTGGAAGACATCCACATGCGCTCCGGTCAAGCCGCGGGTCACTCCACCGAGATTGCGCCGCAGCCGGATCAGGTCATGGAACGCGAGCCGGATGCCACGAAAACGCCGCGCCTTTTCCCAATCGAGCGGATCTCGGTCATCGAACCAGCCGTCCTCGAGAAACTCCTGCCCTTGGAAAAGCATCGGCACGCCGGGCGCGGTCAACATCACGCCCGCTCCCTGCAGGGCACGGCGGCGCGCCCACAGGCTGTCGGGATTCTTCGGGTCGATCTCGGACACCATCCGGCGGCGGCCATTCGCCACCTCGTCATGCGATTCGGTGTAGATCACGCGGCGGAAGGGATCACTGGCATCGCCGGGCAACACGGCGGCCACCATCGCGCCGACATCGCGCGCGTCATCCACCGGATTTTCCAGCACCGCACGCACCGGATGCACGAAGCCGGCATCCCATTGCGTATCGAAGCCCGCGCCGCCCTCCTCCACCCATGTGGTGAGCGCGGCGTTGTTGCCGAGATCCTCGGCCACGGAAATGACACGCGGCGAATGCAGCTTCAGATCCTTGTTGATCCATTGGAGCACCTGCCAACCCTCCGCGATGTCCGCGGACTCCGGGTTGTCCGCGCCCTTCGAGCGGCGGATATAACTGACCGCATCAAGACGCAGGCCATCGGCGCGGAATTCCTCGATCCACATCAGCGCGTTGTCACGCAGATACTGGCGCACCTCCTCGCGGCCGTAATCTGGGCGGGTGTCGCCCCACGGAGTTTCGGAACGCCAATCGTTATAGAAGTAGATGCCGCCCTTGCCGTTTTCCGACCAGCCATCGAACTGCCACAGGTCGAGCGAATCCGGGCCGAAGTGGTTGTACACCACATCGAGGATCACGGCGATGCCGTGGCGGTGGGCCTCGCGGATGAGTTCCTTCAAGCCATCCGGGCCACCATAGCCGGCCTCGATGGCGAAGGGATTGCAGGGATTGTAACCCCATGAGGTTTCACCGGGGAATTCGGTGGGAGGCATCAGCTCGATGGCATTCACGCCGAGATCCTTCAGATACGACAGGCGCTCGATGACTTTCTTGAACGTGCCACACGGCGTCTTCTCGCCACGCCGCACGCCGAAGGTGCCGACGTGCAATTCATAGAGCACGACTTCATTGAGAAGCGGCGTCTCGAATTCGACGCCCTGCCAATCGAACGAATCGCGGTAGATCACCCCATTGCCGGTTTCCGGATCGGTGAGGCGCACGCGCGGATCGATCTTCAGCATCGTGTTTCCCCCATGGGCGATGCGGAACTTGTACTGGTCCCCTGCTTTCGCCTTCGCACAAACGATGCTCCACATGCCGCCCTCCTCGCGGCCCATCGGCATACCGGGATCCGCCCAATCGTTGAAACCGCCGGTGACATGCACCTGCGCGGCGTTTGGCGCCCACACGCGGAAGAGCACGCCATCGCCAGTGAGAACGGCACCCATGCCCGGCTGGGTGGCAGGCTCCACAACGGCTGGCGACACAAGCTTTGCCTCGGATTTCACCGGATCGATCACGGGAGGTTTCATGCGGAGATCCTTCCAGCGGAAACCGTGCCCGCTGCATCACCGCGTGAATCCCACGCAATCAACGGGACTCTGCCCACGACGCCGGGAAGCACGGATTGCAAATGCGCATCCGTCGTGCGTTCTGCTCCGCGCCCTGTTTCCGATTTCCCGTGGAGATTCGCGAAAACGACCACGACGGCTTGCGCATCCGCGGAGTCGGAGCGAGACTGGCGGGTTGGCCATGAAATCGAAAAGCATCCCTTCAGTCGAGAACCTCACGGCTCACGAACAAGCCGCGAAGAAGATCACCTCCTTGCGACGGAAAGGCATTCCCTGCCATCTGGAGGATCACCCCGACCGCCACGGACATCACCTGGAAATCGTGCGGGACGAGAAGACCGATCCCGATCTGCCACCCATGACGGGAGGCTGATGAAACTTTGTGACGATCCGGAGTTGAAGGTTCGCTCAAGCGGGCTTCATGTTGGTCACGCATGAGCGGCCCGGTAGCGACTTCACACGACATCATCGGCGACATCCACGGCCGCTACGATCGTCTGGAGTCCCTGATGCGGTTGCTGGGATACGAACATGACGGCGTGTCGTTCGTCCCACCTACCGGTCACCGGGCTTTGTTCCTGGGAGACCTGATCGATCCCAAGCCGGGTCATCACCAGCCCGGCGGCGTGAAGTCCACCCTGCATGCGGTGAAAATGATGGTGGATCGCGGCCATGCCGATGTGATCCTGGGCAATCACGAACTCAATGCGATCTGCTTCCACACCCTCGGGCCGGATGGCAGACCTCTGCGCCACCACGGTCACCGCAATGTCCGCACCCATCAGGGAACGCTGGACGATTTCCCGGATCATGAAGATCCACAGGGAGAGTGGCGCTCACTGTGGATGCCATGGCTGAAGCGCGTTCCGCTGTCACTCGATCTCGGCTATCTGCGCGCGGTCCACGCGTGCTGGCATCCGGAGCATCTCGCCTACCTCGCGGACAAGTCACTGGAGGACGACGGCTTCCTGCTGGCTGCATCCAGCAAGGCCAATCCGGAAGGCGAAGCGATCGAAGCGGTGCTGAAGGGCATCGATATTCCCCTGCCTCCCGGCTACAGCTATTCCGACAACAGCGGCATCTCACGCAGGCACTTCCGCGCGCGCTGGTGGGAGCATCCACAACCGGGCGTCACCTGCGCGGCACTGGTCTTCCCTGCGGACGGGCGGATGCCGGAGCTGCCGGTGGATCCCGCGGCGCTGCATGTGATCCCGGGTTACCCGGACGATGCGCCGCCGGTATTCTTCGGCCATTACTTCAAGCCGGTGGGGCAAAAACCGGCTCCGGAGCAGGACAACATCGTGTGCTTGGATCACGGCGCGTCCGTGGGTGGTCCGCTCGCCGCGTATCAATGGCAGGGCGAGCGGAAGCTGAAGATGGAGCACTTCGTGGAGGCGGTGTGAAGCCGCCAACTGTGGCTGTCGCGTCTCGCGGCAGGCCGTGGCATTGGCGTCCCGCCGATGCTCTGAAAATGTCGCGGCGGGAACGTTGGAAACTTGCGCCACTACTGGATCTCCTTCATCTCGCCGGGCTTCCACGAATTCCCGCACGATTTGGAAAGAACCGGGGCAACAAAATGAGCGCGTGTCTTCGCTACCCGAAGTCTCACAGCATC belongs to Luteolibacter ambystomatis and includes:
- a CDS encoding alpha-amylase family glycosyl hydrolase — protein: MKPPVIDPVKSEAKLVSPAVVEPATQPGMGAVLTGDGVLFRVWAPNAAQVHVTGGFNDWADPGMPMGREEGGMWSIVCAKAKAGDQYKFRIAHGGNTMLKIDPRVRLTDPETGNGVIYRDSFDWQGVEFETPLLNEVVLYELHVGTFGVRRGEKTPCGTFKKVIERLSYLKDLGVNAIELMPPTEFPGETSWGYNPCNPFAIEAGYGGPDGLKELIREAHRHGIAVILDVVYNHFGPDSLDLWQFDGWSENGKGGIYFYNDWRSETPWGDTRPDYGREEVRQYLRDNALMWIEEFRADGLRLDAVSYIRRSKGADNPESADIAEGWQVLQWINKDLKLHSPRVISVAEDLGNNAALTTWVEEGGAGFDTQWDAGFVHPVRAVLENPVDDARDVGAMVAAVLPGDASDPFRRVIYTESHDEVANGRRRMVSEIDPKNPDSLWARRRALQGAGVMLTAPGVPMLFQGQEFLEDGWFDDRDPLDWEKARRFRGIRLAFHDLIRLRRNLGGVTRGLTGAHVDVFHQNHHAKVIAWNRWYEGGPRDSTVIVMNLTANAHEFYEITLPAAGEWKVRFNADWSGYSDDFDDTEVITVEGRTGVVGHPAPLGGLALPPYGFIILSQD
- the dacB gene encoding D-alanyl-D-alanine carboxypeptidase/D-alanyl-D-alanine endopeptidase codes for the protein MSNARRSKTTLVILLAAGWAAAGTFAIFWWRDSGVVWKQQAEPAVKKVRVEKRIETAPKATPEPRLEPSKVEEPPREGGLSKAFREWSARTELKGALVALCVLDEEGRTLFASPLAETALCPASSMKTLTTGAAFGLLGPDHRFETTLTANAKIDAAGVLDGDLELTGSGDPTLAREDLEAMADAVVAKGLKKISGGIVVNTKVFAAEPVSEHWNWGDIGNAYGAGTYGVNVDHNRMTLTFDPADKEGGPAKLAGSDPVLPGIKWDCVVATGAAGSGDQVTVFSEPYGKEISIRGSVPLGERGFTVNAAIPDPPAYAADVLRARLVKAGVKIAGGASRRTDTRVALAGHRSEALPEIIDHLHRVSDNLESQALYLTMGNLKHDDPAKVVWKFWEDAGVSFEGLRMIDGNGLARATMIRPLDLARVNLAASRAATGERYVRSLSGSGPMRSKRGAMSGVRTEVGFIQTPDGHRRVFALMGNGLDTNLDFWTLRTPLLEAVRTAAD